Proteins encoded by one window of Arachis hypogaea cultivar Tifrunner chromosome 1, arahy.Tifrunner.gnm2.J5K5, whole genome shotgun sequence:
- the LOC112706755 gene encoding glutathione S-transferase zeta class isoform X2: MASDNKKLKLYSYWRSSCSFRVRIALNLKGLKYDYIPVNLLKGEQSHPEFLKLNPVGFVPVLVDGDLVLADSLAIIMYLDDKYPQHPLLPSDIHKRAINFQATHIVSSSIQPLQNISFLNYIGEKVSPDEKLPWVQSVLRKGFTALEKLLKDHTGRYAMGDEIFLADVFLAPQLHAAFTRFNIPMNEFPIMSRLHETYNATPAFQEALPQNQPDAVH, translated from the exons ATG GCAAGTGATAATAAGAAGCTCAAGTTGTATTCATATTGGAGGAGCTCTTGTTCCTTCCGAGTCCGAATTGCTCTCAACCTCAAAG GCCTTAAATATGACTATATACCCGTCAATCTCTTGAAGGGAGAGCAATCTCATCCCG AATTCCTCAAGCTCAACCCTGTTGGTTTCGTGCCGGTTCTGGTGGATGGCGATCTTGTGCTTGCTGACTCCTTAGCCATTATTATG TATTTGGATGATAAGTATCCTCAGCACCCTTTGCTGCCTAGTGATATTCACAAAAGAGCAATCAATTTCCAG GCTACCCACATCGTTTCCTCCTCCATACAGCCTCTTCAAAACATAAGCTTTCTG AATTACATCGGGGAAAAAGTCAGCCCTGACGAAAAGCTTCCTTGGGTACAAAGTGTCCTTAGAAAGGGCTTCACAG CACTTGAAAAACTCTTGAAGGACCACACGGGAAGATATGCAATGGGAGATGAAATTTTCCTG GCTGATGTGTTTTTAGCGCCTCAGCTTCATGCAGCATTTACAAGGTTCAACATTCCCATG AATGAATTCCCCATTATGTCAAGATTGCATGAGACGTATAATGCTACCCCAGCATTCCAGGAAGCTTTGCCGCAGAACCAACCAGATGCAGTACACTAG
- the LOC112706755 gene encoding glutathione S-transferase zeta class isoform X1, protein MECEAVNLKLYSHWMSSCSFRVRIALNLKGLKYHYVAVTASSKSDPEFLKLNPLALIPVLVDGDFVLAESLAIIMYLDDKYPQYPLLPHDIPKRALNFQVAHIVASSIQPFQNMGFLNNFIEKKVGPHEKLPWAQSVIRKGFTALEKLLKDQAGRYATGDEIFLADLFLAPQLYSAYKRFNISMNEFPSLSRLHEAYNGISAFQEAFPEKQPDAVNSD, encoded by the exons ATG GAGTGTGAAGCTGTGAATCTGAAGCTGTATTCACACTGGATGAGCTCCTGCTCCTTCCGAGTTCGAATCGCTCTCAACCTCAAAG GCTTAAAATACCACTACGTAGCTGTCACCGCCTCCTCCAAATCTGACCCCG AGTTCCTCAAGTTGAATCCTCTTGCTTTAATTCCCGTTCTGGTGGATGGCGATTTTGTTCTTGCTGAATCCTTAGCCATTATTATG TATTTGGACGATAAGTATCCTCAATACCCTTTGCTGCCTCATGACATTCCCAAAAGAGCACTCAATTTTCAG GTTGCACATATTGTTGCCTCATCCATACAGCCTTTTCAAAACATGGGGTTCTTG AATAACTTCATCGAGAAAAAGGTTGGCCCTCATGAAAAACTTCCTTGGGCACAAAGTGTCATTAGAAAGGGCTTCACAG CACTTGAAAAGCTACTGAAAGATCAGGCAGGGAGATATGCCACTGGAGATGAAATTTTCCTG GCAGATTTGTTTTTAGCACCTCAACTGTATTCAGCATATAAGAGGTTCAACATTTCCATG AATGAGTTCCCTAGTCTATCAAGATTACATGAGGCATACAATGGCATCTCGGCATTCCAGGAGGCTTTTCCAGAGAAGCAGCCAGATGCTGTAAACTCTGATTGA
- the LOC112706755 gene encoding glutathione S-transferase zeta class isoform X3, which translates to MECEAVNLKLYSHWMSSCSFRVRIALNLKGLKYHYVAVTASSKSDPEFLKLNPLALIPVLVDGDFVLAESLAIIMYLDDKYPQYPLLPHDIPKRALNFQNNFIEKKVGPHEKLPWAQSVIRKGFTALEKLLKDQAGRYATGDEIFLADLFLAPQLYSAYKRFNISMNEFPSLSRLHEAYNGISAFQEAFPEKQPDAVNSD; encoded by the exons ATG GAGTGTGAAGCTGTGAATCTGAAGCTGTATTCACACTGGATGAGCTCCTGCTCCTTCCGAGTTCGAATCGCTCTCAACCTCAAAG GCTTAAAATACCACTACGTAGCTGTCACCGCCTCCTCCAAATCTGACCCCG AGTTCCTCAAGTTGAATCCTCTTGCTTTAATTCCCGTTCTGGTGGATGGCGATTTTGTTCTTGCTGAATCCTTAGCCATTATTATG TATTTGGACGATAAGTATCCTCAATACCCTTTGCTGCCTCATGACATTCCCAAAAGAGCACTCAATTTTCAG AATAACTTCATCGAGAAAAAGGTTGGCCCTCATGAAAAACTTCCTTGGGCACAAAGTGTCATTAGAAAGGGCTTCACAG CACTTGAAAAGCTACTGAAAGATCAGGCAGGGAGATATGCCACTGGAGATGAAATTTTCCTG GCAGATTTGTTTTTAGCACCTCAACTGTATTCAGCATATAAGAGGTTCAACATTTCCATG AATGAGTTCCCTAGTCTATCAAGATTACATGAGGCATACAATGGCATCTCGGCATTCCAGGAGGCTTTTCCAGAGAAGCAGCCAGATGCTGTAAACTCTGATTGA